The Aurantiacibacter gangjinensis genome includes a region encoding these proteins:
- a CDS encoding TonB-dependent receptor, which yields MKDRKLRAICSSVSLAGVAAGILYAPAVSAQDAAASITGEVRRGEDQRIFQGVTIAIPELDVEDTTAADGRYRLPNVPLGEYSIVISYLGDVIDTRTIVVDEAVETFDLSLAEGALNTIVVSGIRGSLNSARAAERENDNLTNVVTADDIGAFADQNVAESLQRLPGVTVRRSEGEGQQVAIRGLSGSFVTVTVDGARIGTRDENSRSVALDIVSSDLLNGIEVSKTLLPNQDADSIAGAINLRTLSAFDRGETTSATLRGEIGYQERSDDFNPRISGDFTRIFDIGESQEFGIAASASWSRRRSIVDDFRGDDGIRSNLDGTEEQIEEIDDPALGDNAGDDDDTIDFAVSDPDQAIFSPNRIDLRSDPAERTRFSSNLNLEYRPQQDTEIYLRGTYSRFEDDDVRNRQRYELNDGDDEEILALGPNSGDITDVDTEKRFRFSDQVDELYVINGGFSHVAGDWTFEGDVNYSLNDSRTPSVEGRFRERDIRVRYENLGPDGVDFEILPNPEDADDDASVPENFDFRFLTQYDFFSEDEIFAARGDIRRDFLFNDRPAFFQFGAKYQERSRDFDVERLRVNSDDDLTLADFPLAPFDDGEIQFTFNPELDVLEDFLKDLAANGEVDQGDPFDAINSIVRDYTANEEVLAGYVMARLPITDRLEIIGGLRIERTDWNTTGFSATQRAFDDDLSDLILEYLQDDLGLTDAEVLASPLGGRFFVDEDGDLDVFEEVVNTPVGISGSNSYTDFLPNLNIRWEPIDDVVIRLSYTEALQRPDFREAAASQFIEIEDLTDEDDFEDALDAGQINGVTDIVDFLETRTSAGTEALPLRDASLNPFRAQQYDASVSWYPNSNTFLQVAAFYKDISDFILPVTLTGDDVALVGVDPTVFDRTVTYYNGDQAEIYGVEFSYTQNYTFLPAPLDGLFFAGNLTLASSSGRDEIFGEIPFPDQADLVGNASLGWEKSGFSLRGTVNYVGERLVGVRTGLLGLEFPQGDELEAARTSFDINARWEITDAIQVYADAININGAGEERFFRGGGLTGPVYNGNEQYGATYQLGARIRF from the coding sequence ATGAAAGATCGGAAACTTCGCGCCATTTGTTCGTCCGTTTCGCTCGCGGGCGTTGCGGCAGGCATTCTCTATGCGCCAGCGGTTTCGGCACAGGATGCTGCAGCCAGCATCACCGGCGAAGTGCGGCGCGGTGAAGATCAGCGTATCTTCCAGGGCGTCACTATCGCGATCCCCGAGCTGGATGTCGAGGACACCACTGCTGCTGACGGGCGCTATCGCCTGCCGAATGTGCCTCTCGGTGAATATTCGATCGTGATCTCCTATCTCGGCGACGTCATCGATACGCGCACCATCGTGGTCGATGAAGCCGTCGAGACGTTCGATCTCTCGCTAGCCGAAGGTGCTCTCAACACGATCGTGGTCAGCGGTATTCGCGGTTCGCTCAACAGTGCGCGCGCTGCGGAGCGCGAGAACGACAATCTGACCAATGTCGTCACGGCTGACGATATCGGCGCCTTTGCCGATCAGAACGTCGCCGAATCCCTCCAGCGTCTGCCCGGCGTAACCGTGCGGCGATCCGAGGGCGAGGGTCAGCAAGTAGCCATTCGCGGCCTGTCCGGCTCCTTCGTGACAGTCACCGTCGATGGCGCGCGCATCGGTACGCGCGATGAAAATTCGCGTTCGGTCGCCCTCGACATCGTGTCTTCCGACCTCTTGAACGGCATCGAAGTGTCGAAGACCCTTCTTCCCAATCAGGATGCAGACTCGATTGCCGGTGCGATCAACCTGCGCACGCTATCCGCATTCGATCGCGGGGAAACGACATCGGCCACCCTGCGCGGGGAGATCGGCTACCAGGAGCGCAGCGACGATTTCAATCCGCGCATCTCGGGCGATTTTACCCGCATCTTCGACATTGGCGAGAGCCAGGAATTCGGCATTGCGGCCTCGGCGAGCTGGTCGCGGCGCCGCTCCATCGTCGACGACTTCCGCGGTGATGACGGCATCCGTTCCAATCTCGACGGCACTGAAGAGCAGATCGAAGAGATCGACGATCCGGCGCTTGGCGATAATGCGGGCGATGACGACGATACGATCGATTTCGCCGTCAGCGATCCCGATCAAGCGATCTTCTCGCCCAACCGCATCGACCTGCGCTCCGACCCGGCCGAGCGCACGCGCTTCTCGTCCAACCTCAATCTGGAATACCGTCCCCAGCAGGATACGGAGATTTATCTCCGCGGCACCTATTCCCGCTTCGAGGACGACGATGTTCGCAACCGCCAGCGCTACGAATTGAACGACGGTGACGACGAGGAAATTCTCGCCCTGGGTCCGAACAGCGGCGATATCACCGATGTCGACACCGAAAAGCGTTTCCGGTTCAGCGATCAGGTCGATGAGCTTTACGTCATCAATGGCGGTTTCAGCCATGTCGCGGGCGACTGGACCTTTGAAGGCGACGTGAATTATTCGCTGAACGACTCCCGCACGCCTTCCGTGGAAGGGCGTTTCCGCGAACGGGATATTCGCGTTCGGTACGAAAATCTTGGACCGGACGGTGTGGATTTCGAGATCCTCCCCAATCCGGAAGATGCGGATGACGACGCCAGTGTCCCGGAAAACTTCGATTTCCGCTTCCTGACACAATACGACTTCTTTTCCGAAGACGAGATCTTTGCAGCCCGGGGCGACATCCGCCGCGATTTCCTGTTCAATGACCGCCCGGCATTCTTCCAGTTCGGTGCCAAGTACCAAGAGCGCTCGCGCGACTTCGATGTCGAGCGTCTCCGGGTCAATTCGGACGATGATCTTACGCTGGCCGATTTCCCGCTGGCGCCATTCGATGACGGCGAAATCCAATTCACTTTCAATCCCGAACTCGACGTACTGGAAGACTTCCTCAAGGATCTCGCTGCAAACGGCGAGGTCGATCAGGGCGATCCGTTCGATGCAATCAATTCCATCGTGCGCGATTACACTGCCAACGAGGAAGTGCTTGCAGGCTATGTCATGGCGCGCCTACCCATCACCGACCGGCTCGAAATCATCGGCGGCCTGCGTATCGAGCGTACGGACTGGAACACCACAGGGTTCTCCGCCACGCAGCGCGCATTCGATGACGATCTTTCCGACCTGATTCTGGAGTATCTGCAGGACGATCTCGGCCTTACCGATGCCGAGGTCCTGGCGTCACCGCTTGGCGGACGCTTCTTTGTTGACGAGGACGGCGACCTCGATGTGTTCGAGGAGGTGGTCAACACCCCGGTCGGGATTTCGGGCTCGAACAGCTACACCGATTTCCTGCCCAACCTGAACATCCGTTGGGAGCCAATCGACGATGTCGTGATCCGCTTGTCTTACACGGAAGCTCTACAACGGCCTGACTTCCGCGAAGCGGCGGCGAGCCAGTTCATCGAAATCGAGGACCTTACCGACGAGGATGATTTCGAGGATGCGCTGGACGCCGGGCAGATCAACGGCGTCACCGATATCGTCGACTTCCTGGAAACGCGTACGTCGGCCGGAACAGAGGCCCTGCCGCTGCGCGACGCGAGCCTGAATCCGTTCCGCGCGCAGCAATATGATGCTTCGGTTTCTTGGTATCCGAACTCGAATACCTTCCTGCAGGTCGCAGCCTTCTACAAGGATATCTCCGATTTCATCCTGCCCGTCACACTAACGGGTGATGATGTCGCGCTTGTTGGGGTAGACCCGACGGTGTTCGACCGCACGGTGACATATTACAATGGCGATCAGGCGGAGATTTACGGCGTCGAATTCAGCTACACGCAGAACTACACCTTCCTGCCTGCTCCGCTGGACGGCCTGTTCTTTGCCGGCAACCTGACGCTGGCGAGCAGCTCCGGCCGAGACGAGATCTTCGGCGAAATTCCCTTCCCCGATCAGGCAGACCTAGTTGGAAACGCATCGCTGGGCTGGGAGAAATCGGGCTTCAGCCTGCGCGGTACGGTGAATTATGTCGGCGAGCGTCTCGTCGGTGTTCGCACAGGCCTGCTGGGGCTGGAATTCCCTCAGGGTGATGAGCTGGAGGCCGCCCGTACCTCCTTCGACATCAACGCCCGCTGGGAAATTACCGACGCCATCCAGGTCTATGCCGATGCGATCAATATCAACGGAGCCGGGGAAGAGCGTTTCTTCCGCGGCGGCGGGCTGACCGGGCCGGTCTACAACGGCAATGAGCAGTATGGTGCGACCTACCAGTTGGGAGCGCGCATCCGCTTCTGA
- a CDS encoding DUF3526 domain-containing protein: MAFLLSVIAVSFGIAETREQRATIATLIEEDAADRANALSIQEDWGGAAYYAFHLTYEPPSDFAFAAMGQRDTAPWKHRIKMLALEGQIHEADTRNADFGLVGRFDFAFLAAAVAPLLLILLLYDLRASERTARRHDLLVATAGSPQSLWLPRASLRVFSLAALLLLPLWIGATIEGTSLGVTLQASAIVIGALLVWWLIVELVSRIDGSLSVLLTSLIGLWLALAIIVPAISKAAIEAANPVPDGGEILLLQRETVNDAWDLPKEDTMDPFVEQYPEWRENSVIEEGFEWKWYYAFQQVGDQAAAPLANRYRQARLERNRQAGLASLLSPTSFVERSFKKIARTDATAMVAYEDRIRDFHESLRQFHYPLMFPEVEYDAARLEDLPQYDPSQ; the protein is encoded by the coding sequence TTGGCGTTCCTACTCTCGGTTATCGCCGTGTCGTTCGGGATTGCCGAAACGCGCGAGCAGCGCGCAACCATCGCAACGCTAATCGAGGAGGACGCGGCCGACCGCGCGAATGCCCTTTCGATTCAGGAAGACTGGGGCGGCGCGGCCTATTACGCCTTTCATCTGACCTATGAGCCGCCGTCCGATTTCGCCTTCGCCGCCATGGGCCAGCGCGACACAGCGCCATGGAAGCACCGCATCAAGATGCTGGCGCTCGAAGGGCAGATCCACGAGGCCGATACGCGCAACGCCGATTTCGGCCTGGTCGGACGGTTCGATTTCGCCTTCCTCGCGGCTGCGGTGGCCCCGCTATTGCTGATCCTGCTTCTTTACGATCTGCGCGCTTCAGAACGCACGGCGCGGCGGCATGACTTGCTTGTCGCCACGGCCGGATCGCCGCAATCCCTATGGCTGCCCCGTGCGTCACTCAGGGTCTTTTCCCTCGCCGCTCTGCTACTCCTTCCATTGTGGATTGGCGCGACGATCGAGGGCACATCGCTTGGCGTTACGCTTCAGGCCAGCGCCATCGTGATAGGCGCGCTCCTAGTCTGGTGGTTGATCGTTGAACTGGTGAGCCGGATCGATGGTTCGCTCTCCGTCTTGCTCACGTCGCTGATCGGCCTGTGGCTGGCGCTCGCCATTATCGTTCCTGCGATATCGAAAGCGGCAATCGAGGCGGCGAACCCTGTGCCGGATGGCGGCGAAATTCTGTTGCTCCAGCGTGAAACCGTCAACGATGCGTGGGACCTGCCGAAGGAGGACACGATGGACCCTTTCGTAGAACAATATCCCGAATGGCGCGAAAACTCCGTCATTGAGGAGGGCTTCGAGTGGAAATGGTATTACGCGTTCCAGCAGGTTGGAGACCAGGCGGCCGCGCCGCTGGCCAATCGCTACCGACAGGCCAGACTGGAGCGCAACCGGCAAGCGGGACTGGCATCGCTGCTTTCCCCCACATCGTTCGTGGAGCGCAGTTTCAAGAAGATCGCCCGAACTGATGCTACGGCCATGGTCGCGTATGAAGACCGGATTAGGGACTTCCACGAAAGTCTGCGGCAGTTTCATTATCCGCTGATGTTCCCTGAAGTCGAATACGACGCCGCCCGACTTGAAGACCTTCCGCAATATGATCCGTCACAGTAG
- a CDS encoding mandelate racemase/muconate lactonizing enzyme family protein: protein MLTDNIHDRRSFLKASGVASAGMLLGGGLLSPALAAPTESDLVIRSIKTFAGDWGLFVKITTDSGITGWGETDAGIPTTMQTFIHDEMARRVLGRDPFDTGPITEEIFYREHDFGPGGTLANTIAGIDIALWDAKARILDVPVYRLLGGSYRDRMPVYGSYGTRRWTSMTPEEAADKAMKFVDRGFNTVKCRMQIRESHLNPVEDRTIEYMDVISRRLAGRAELFTDINNGYSASRAIQIGRVLQDEYGFRFFEEPCSDQNHSETKEVVDALDLSIIAGEKEYTPWQVEELIRYADPDYLNPDVIKAMGITGMHRIGHLSQVNQKPIIMHNTRPLVSTAASLQLAASYSIIGPFMEYVDVDDYAPLLACADVYLDYDSGSLAIPDRPGLGIEINEARLEAVSSSVREDVFEG, encoded by the coding sequence ATGCTTACAGACAATATCCATGACCGTCGCAGCTTTCTGAAGGCGAGTGGTGTCGCCTCGGCGGGCATGTTGTTGGGCGGTGGCCTTCTTTCCCCGGCCCTTGCCGCGCCGACCGAATCCGACCTGGTCATCCGGTCCATCAAGACTTTCGCCGGCGATTGGGGCCTATTCGTCAAGATCACCACCGATAGCGGCATCACCGGCTGGGGGGAGACCGATGCCGGTATCCCCACGACGATGCAAACCTTCATCCATGACGAGATGGCGCGCCGCGTATTGGGCCGCGACCCGTTCGACACCGGCCCAATCACCGAAGAGATCTTCTATCGCGAACATGATTTCGGCCCCGGCGGCACGCTGGCCAACACCATTGCCGGGATCGACATTGCCCTGTGGGATGCCAAGGCACGCATCCTCGATGTGCCGGTCTATCGCCTGCTCGGCGGCTCCTACCGCGACCGGATGCCTGTCTATGGCAGTTACGGCACGCGTCGCTGGACCAGCATGACGCCCGAAGAAGCTGCGGACAAGGCGATGAAATTCGTCGACCGCGGCTTCAATACGGTCAAGTGCCGGATGCAGATCAGGGAATCCCATCTCAACCCGGTCGAAGATCGCACGATCGAATATATGGATGTAATCTCGCGCCGCCTCGCCGGGCGTGCGGAGCTGTTTACCGACATCAACAATGGCTACTCGGCGAGCCGCGCCATCCAGATCGGCCGCGTCTTGCAGGACGAATATGGCTTCCGTTTCTTCGAAGAGCCGTGCTCCGACCAGAACCACTCCGAAACGAAGGAAGTGGTCGACGCGCTCGACCTGTCGATCATTGCCGGCGAAAAAGAATACACGCCTTGGCAAGTCGAAGAGCTGATCCGCTATGCCGATCCCGATTACCTCAATCCCGATGTGATCAAGGCGATGGGTATCACCGGCATGCACCGGATCGGCCATCTTTCGCAGGTCAATCAAAAGCCCATCATCATGCACAACACCCGCCCGCTCGTATCGACGGCGGCATCGCTGCAGCTGGCGGCATCCTATTCGATCATCGGGCCCTTCATGGAGTATGTCGACGTGGACGATTACGCGCCGCTTCTGGCATGCGCTGACGTCTATCTGGATTACGACAGCGGTTCGCTGGCCATCCCCGACCGTCCCGGCCTCGGCATCGAGATCAACGAAGCGCGGCTCGAAGCTGTCTCCAGCTCGGTGCGCGAGGATGTGTTCGAGGGCTGA
- a CDS encoding tetratricopeptide repeat-containing sulfotransferase family protein, which yields MTEASAGFRKMVQVAASAARALRDDAADISAWHALARSCDALGRYDAAARAWQMLEKLDGARPEYRLGRARSMLSDRDATGALAILDDRDVADDAPFAAALVRGHALRALGQTEEAVGQYRHAIDLDTSSGIAWWSLAAIKRSVIAEGELATLENLATKDDASAGILYALGKAYDDTADFAPAFAAYCRGAKRWHAAHGYDAESDVRVFDDLAEAPSQCRVADDGGAASSPRPIFIVGMPRSGSTLLEYILAASPDAAGADERPYLGRIVAEMGGYPTKLATSDPAVLAKAATRYRALMQRHSGDRPVVIDKNPNNLWFVPFILAAFPDARIVDLRRDAMDACSSAFTQLFPAGFDYSYDLQDLAAFRQGYVSMMDRLAAQRPDRLLIASYERLVKNPEAEARRIFDHCGLEWNADYLDASNRQGVVHTASTEQVRRPISTASIGKWRRFERGLAPLAKALGARL from the coding sequence GTGACGGAGGCAAGTGCCGGTTTTCGCAAGATGGTGCAGGTGGCCGCATCGGCCGCCCGTGCCTTGCGCGACGATGCGGCTGATATCTCCGCATGGCACGCGCTTGCCCGGTCGTGCGACGCTTTAGGCCGTTACGATGCTGCTGCCCGTGCCTGGCAGATGTTGGAAAAGCTGGACGGAGCGCGGCCCGAATACCGGCTGGGCCGCGCGCGCTCGATGCTTTCCGACCGGGATGCGACTGGCGCGCTTGCTATCCTGGATGATCGCGATGTGGCCGACGACGCGCCTTTCGCCGCTGCGCTGGTGAGAGGCCATGCCCTGCGCGCTCTGGGGCAGACGGAAGAGGCGGTTGGCCAGTACCGCCACGCGATCGATCTGGATACATCGAGCGGCATAGCCTGGTGGAGCCTCGCGGCGATCAAACGCTCCGTGATCGCGGAGGGAGAGCTGGCGACGCTGGAAAATCTTGCGACCAAGGACGATGCGAGCGCGGGCATTCTCTACGCGCTGGGAAAGGCTTATGACGACACGGCCGATTTCGCACCTGCCTTCGCGGCGTATTGCAGAGGTGCGAAACGCTGGCACGCTGCCCATGGCTATGACGCGGAGAGCGACGTGCGAGTGTTCGACGATCTGGCGGAAGCTCCGTCACAATGCCGGGTCGCGGATGACGGGGGCGCTGCCTCCTCGCCGCGCCCGATCTTCATCGTCGGCATGCCGCGGTCGGGATCGACATTGCTGGAATATATCCTCGCTGCATCTCCCGATGCTGCCGGTGCGGACGAACGGCCCTATCTGGGCAGAATAGTCGCAGAGATGGGCGGCTATCCGACCAAATTGGCGACGAGCGATCCGGCGGTATTGGCGAAGGCCGCGACCCGCTATCGCGCGCTGATGCAGCGGCATTCGGGCGATCGGCCAGTGGTCATCGACAAAAACCCCAACAATCTCTGGTTCGTGCCGTTCATTCTGGCGGCGTTCCCTGACGCGCGCATTGTCGACCTGCGCCGCGACGCGATGGACGCGTGTTCCAGCGCATTCACCCAGCTTTTCCCGGCGGGATTCGACTACAGTTACGATCTGCAAGATCTGGCGGCCTTCAGGCAGGGCTATGTGTCGATGATGGACCGCCTTGCAGCTCAGCGGCCGGACCGACTGCTCATCGCATCCTATGAGCGGCTGGTGAAAAACCCCGAGGCCGAGGCCCGCCGTATTTTCGACCATTGCGGGCTGGAATGGAATGCGGACTATCTCGACGCGTCGAACCGGCAGGGCGTGGTCCACACGGCAAGCACGGAGCAGGTGCGTCGGCCCATAAGCACTGCTTCCATCGGCAAATGGCGGCGTTTCGAGCGCGGGTTGGCGCCGCTGGCAAAGGCTCTCGGGGCTCGATTGTAA
- a CDS encoding SLC13 family permease, with protein sequence MTPVTALQKDGDGLSKRRVIGLIAGPVAFLLIHLIGVPAGLEAMYADSAAGDLPGSPLQAWTVFSLLVLMAIWWVSEAIPIAVTALLPMVVLPIGQVAPLADVAGAYLHPIVVLLLGGFIIAKAIERWGLHERIALGTLSHFGGRRKALLAGFMATAALLSMWISNTATAIMLVPIALSIAVTLADDDEENAGRFTILLLLGIAWACSIGGLGTYIGTPTNLLVKDAVERSTGEEIGFVTWMALGVPAVLVLVPLAWWLLSRFEGAKSDVSQDTADKVAGMIDRKVAALGPMSVAEKRVIGMFAFIASLWIFGIPLRELEIGGVQPLSGLSDSVAAIIGVVLCFLIPAGDRSDRAARLLDWKTAESIPWGVVLLFGGGMALAGAMRYSGMSAWLGGELAIIGTLPVILLIALVTLLIIFLTEITSNVATAAATMPVLIAVGEASDIDVALLAAPVALAASCAFMLPMATGPNAVIYASGKISLEQMARAGFRLNLLASVAIIALSYLLAPLVF encoded by the coding sequence ATGACACCTGTGACAGCGTTGCAGAAGGACGGCGACGGGCTTTCCAAACGGCGCGTGATCGGGTTGATTGCCGGGCCGGTCGCCTTCCTGCTGATCCATCTGATCGGTGTGCCGGCAGGTCTCGAAGCGATGTATGCGGACTCGGCGGCGGGCGACTTGCCGGGCTCGCCCTTGCAGGCATGGACTGTTTTCTCGCTGCTGGTTCTGATGGCGATATGGTGGGTGAGCGAAGCCATTCCCATTGCGGTCACTGCGCTGCTTCCCATGGTTGTACTGCCCATTGGACAGGTGGCCCCGCTCGCCGATGTGGCGGGCGCTTACCTGCATCCGATCGTTGTGCTTCTGCTTGGCGGTTTCATCATCGCCAAGGCAATCGAGCGATGGGGTCTGCACGAACGGATCGCGCTTGGCACGCTGTCGCATTTCGGCGGCAGGCGGAAAGCGCTTCTGGCCGGCTTCATGGCGACCGCCGCTTTGCTGTCCATGTGGATTTCCAACACCGCCACGGCCATCATGCTTGTGCCCATCGCGCTGTCCATCGCGGTGACCCTTGCCGACGACGATGAAGAGAATGCCGGTCGCTTCACGATCCTCCTGCTGCTCGGCATTGCGTGGGCATGTTCGATAGGCGGGCTCGGCACCTATATCGGCACGCCGACCAACCTCCTGGTGAAGGACGCGGTCGAGCGGAGCACGGGCGAGGAGATCGGCTTCGTCACCTGGATGGCGCTGGGCGTTCCGGCCGTCCTCGTTCTCGTCCCATTGGCATGGTGGCTGCTATCGCGCTTCGAGGGCGCAAAGTCCGATGTGTCGCAGGATACGGCGGACAAGGTCGCGGGAATGATCGACCGGAAGGTCGCGGCGCTCGGCCCGATGAGCGTGGCGGAAAAGCGCGTCATCGGCATGTTCGCATTCATCGCCTCGCTCTGGATATTCGGCATTCCGCTGCGCGAACTCGAGATCGGCGGCGTCCAGCCACTGTCCGGTCTGTCCGACAGCGTGGCGGCCATTATCGGCGTGGTGCTGTGCTTCCTTATCCCGGCAGGAGACCGGTCCGATCGGGCTGCAAGGCTGCTCGACTGGAAGACGGCCGAATCCATCCCCTGGGGCGTGGTGCTGCTGTTCGGCGGCGGCATGGCGCTGGCCGGAGCGATGCGGTATTCCGGAATGAGCGCATGGCTGGGCGGCGAGCTTGCCATCATCGGTACCTTGCCAGTCATCCTGCTGATCGCGCTGGTCACCTTGCTCATCATCTTTCTGACAGAAATCACCTCCAACGTCGCTACGGCGGCAGCGACCATGCCGGTGCTGATCGCCGTGGGCGAAGCGAGCGACATCGATGTCGCGCTGCTCGCCGCGCCGGTTGCGCTTGCGGCAAGCTGCGCCTTCATGCTGCCCATGGCGACGGGGCCGAATGCGGTGATCTATGCCAGCGGCAAGATTTCGCTGGAGCAGATGGCGAGGGCCGGCTTCCGCCTCAATCTGCTGGCGAGCGTGGCGATCATCGCGCTGTCTTACCTGCTGGCACCGCTGGTCTTCTAG
- a CDS encoding WD40 repeat domain-containing protein — MSRILLIAACLGSMLLATPAASSEGGIRLNHVWSRIADIYGELGSVESAEFSRDGQYIVTGTKFDYTVRIFRVSDGHQMWSRTLAQEIERVAWTVDGQHVASVSEDGLLQVFRADTAEIVFTFQHQNGIDGLSASPDGRYLATGQERVDGMGVTRVFSTEDWSLVTQIPHRGTVNEIDFSSDSTMMAVVGDKAARVYNVADWSERHAWDIAEESPLFDDDHIYINTKFNPDGTLLAAGGTHGFVYIYDMATGELVRLLNKSGQKTETLEWTRDGRYLAVAGHGFTIDFFATEYLLDPSVRNDSLPYAHRAQVTDALEYMHFNTEGTMLTTAHQDGTVQLWTFMSDDPRINERRHREVREIQDRAAAEANRASN, encoded by the coding sequence ATGTCCCGAATTCTTCTCATTGCCGCTTGTCTGGGTTCCATGCTGCTGGCGACGCCCGCAGCGTCTTCGGAAGGGGGCATCCGGCTGAACCACGTCTGGTCCCGCATTGCCGATATCTATGGCGAGCTTGGGTCGGTGGAGTCCGCGGAATTCTCGCGCGACGGGCAGTATATCGTCACCGGTACAAAGTTCGATTACACGGTGCGCATCTTCCGCGTATCGGACGGCCATCAGATGTGGTCGCGCACGCTGGCACAGGAAATCGAAAGGGTCGCCTGGACAGTCGACGGGCAGCATGTCGCAAGCGTCAGCGAAGATGGCCTTTTACAGGTGTTTCGCGCCGACACGGCCGAGATTGTCTTCACCTTCCAGCACCAGAACGGGATCGACGGCCTGAGCGCCTCGCCCGATGGCCGTTATCTCGCGACGGGGCAGGAGCGTGTGGACGGCATGGGCGTAACCCGCGTATTCTCCACCGAAGACTGGTCATTGGTCACGCAGATACCGCATCGCGGCACCGTGAACGAAATCGATTTCTCGTCGGATTCCACCATGATGGCTGTCGTGGGCGATAAGGCGGCGCGCGTCTATAACGTGGCCGACTGGAGCGAGCGCCATGCCTGGGACATCGCCGAGGAAAGCCCGCTCTTCGATGATGACCACATCTACATCAACACAAAGTTCAATCCCGATGGCACCTTGCTGGCGGCAGGCGGGACGCATGGCTTCGTCTATATTTACGACATGGCGACCGGCGAGCTGGTTCGCTTGCTCAACAAGTCAGGCCAGAAGACCGAAACGCTCGAATGGACTCGCGACGGCCGGTATCTCGCGGTTGCCGGACACGGCTTCACCATCGATTTCTTCGCAACCGAATATCTGCTGGACCCCTCCGTCCGCAACGATTCGCTGCCCTACGCCCACCGCGCCCAGGTGACCGATGCGTTGGAATACATGCATTTCAACACCGAGGGCACGATGCTCACAACCGCGCATCAGGACGGCACGGTGCAGCTCTGGACATTCATGTCCGACGATCCGCGCATTAATGAGCGACGTCACCGCGAGGTGCGCGAAATCCAGGATCGTGCGGCAGCCGAAGCCAATCGCGCTTCCAACTGA